In Gambusia affinis linkage group LG06, SWU_Gaff_1.0, whole genome shotgun sequence, one DNA window encodes the following:
- the wdfy1 gene encoding WD repeat and FYVE domain-containing protein 1, giving the protein MAAEIHSRPQTARPVLLNKIEGHSDAVNAAVLIPKEDGVITVSEDRTIRVWLKRDSGQYWPSIYHTVSSPCSCMSYHHDSRRIFIGQDNGAVVEFLISEDFNKMNHVKTYPAHQNRVSGMVFSLESEWVVSTGHDKSVSWMCTQSGSMLGRHYFTSWASCLQYDHETQHAFIGDYSGQITLLKLEKQTYSTITTLKGHEGSIGSLWWDPVQRLLFSGASDHSIIMWDIGGRKGRTLLLQGHHERVQALRYLQFTRQLLSCSADGGIAVWNMDTQREEAPQWLDSDSCQKCEQPFFWNIKQMWDTKTLGLRQHHCRKCGKAVCGKCSSKRSTFPIMGFEFPVRVCDACFDTIKEEDQTPLATFHEGKHNIAHMDMDPSRGLMVTCGSDRIVKIWDMTQVVGSSLATGFSPR; this is encoded by the exons ATGGCTGCAGAAATTCACTCGAGGCCCCAGACCGCTAGACCAGTCCTCCTGAACAAGATCGAGGGACACTCGGACGCGGTTAACGCGGCCGTTTTGATCCCGAAGGAGGATGGAGTGATCACGGTCAGCGAGGACAG GACCATCCGAGTGTGGCTGAAAAGGGACAGTGGTCAGTACTGGCCAAGCATCTACCACACAGTCTCCT CGCCTTGCTCTTGCATGTCATACCACCATGACAGCAGACGCATCTTCATTGGTCAGGACAATGGAGCAGTTGTG GAATTTCTCATCTCTGAAGATTTCAACAAAATGAACCACGTTAAAACATACCCAG CCCACCAGAACCGTGTGTCCGGTATGGTATTCTCCCTGGAGAGCGAGTGGGTGGTGAGCACAGGCCATGACAAGAGCGTCAGCTGGATGTGCACCCAGAGCGGCAGCATGTTGGGGAGACACTACTTCACCTCCTGGGCCTCCTGCCTCCA ATACGATCACGAGACGCAGCACGCCTTCATCGGTGATTACTCCGGACAGATCACTTTGCTGAAATTGGAGAAGCAGACGTACTCCACCATCACGACTCTGAAGGGTCACGAAG GTAGTATAGGATCTCTGTGGTGGGACCCTGTCCAGCGGCTGCTTTTTTCAGGGGCCTCAGACCACAGCATCATCATGTGGGACATCGGGGGCCGCAAGGGACGGACACTTCTCCTGCAGGGACATCA TGAGCGTGTGCAGGCGCTGCGTTATCTCCAGTTCACAAGGCAGCTGCTGTCGTGTTCAGCCGATGGAGGCATTGCAGTGTGGAACAtggacacacagagagaggag GCGCCTCAGTGGTTAGACAGTGACTCCTGTCAGAAGTGTGAGCAGCCTTTCTTCTGGAACATCAAGCAGATGTGGGACACAAAGACCTTAGGACTTAGACAG CACCACTGCAGGAAGTGCGGGAAGGCTGTGTGTGGGAAATGCAGCTCTAAACGCTCCACTTTCCCGATCATGGGCTTTGAGTTCCCGGTGCGAGTGTGCGACGCCTGCTTCGATACCATCAAAGAAGAAGA ccaaACACCGTTGGCCACGTTCCACGAGGGGAAACACAACATCGCCCACATGGACATGGACCCATCCAGAGGCCTGATGGTCACTTGTGGAAGCGACCGCATTGTTAAG ATCTGGGACATGACACAGGTGGTTGGCAGTAGCTTAGCAACAGGTTTTTCCCCTCGCTGA